GAGATTCACCGTTTCAGACATGATGAGAATGGAGAAAATCATAATAGAGAAACTCtactggaaaataaaatctactactGCCTTGCAATTGCTGAGGCTGTATCACTCGCACATCACTGAGCAATCCGTCTCTGAAAGGTAGGCTAAAATAACCTTGAAGTGTCAACTCTAACACTGCCAATTAAATGTGGAAATAGAAAGTGGTATGTTGAATGGCATTTGAGGATACAAATTGCTTCCAAAATAATTGCAGTTCTCAAGGTGGGAGTTCTGACTTTGAATATTAAACTTTGTGTTTTTCGCCCTGTCTTAACAGCAAAAAGCTGCTGAACGTTGAACGGCTTGAAGCTCAGCTAAAAGCATGCCACTGCTGCTTTGCTTTCTCAAAAGCAAAGGTAAGAAAGAACCAACTTCATTTTCATTTCTGAACTGCGAGTTAATGTAGAATGTAATACTTTTAATATGTAACATGGAAGTAGCTAAATGGTTAATTTTGCTTTATGCTTCTGTCTGTGTTTCCAGCCCTCTTTGCTAGCTCTGGCTATACTAGCTCTGGAGATCCAAGAGCAGAAGCTTCATGAATTGGCAGATTTGTTGCAGAGTCTCCAGCAGCAGTCCAATGTAAGTGTTGTTGGGAACAGGCATGCCTGTCTGAAACTACATACTGCAGAGACTAGTCTGATTACACCCAGGCTTGCCAAGACTTGTAAAATATACCATGCAACTATTTAAGACCTTCCAGAACTTAAATAGATTAGAATAAAGTAGTTCACTTTGGGTAGATACCAAAGCACTGGACATCAATTCCTGATTGTCAACCATTTAATGTCTTCATACACAAGGTATTGGTTCAGAACGGATTGCCTTGGCTGTATTGCACTTGCAGCTCCTAACTTAACTCTCTTGCAGTATTAAAATGTTAGTCTCTTACATTCCTGTTCTCCAGTCttcaatgcattttataaaatgttgtaaatTGCGGATAGTGTTTAGCTGATGTATGTGTTTTGCTCTTCTAGATTTCGTGCCGAGAGCTGTTCTACTGGAGAGAGCTGGTTGCTAAATGCCTTGCTGAATACTCTTCACCCAAGTGTGCCAAGCCAAGCAATCAGAAACTGAGGTGGATCGTATCGGGGAGGACTGCTCGGCAGCTGAAGCACAGTTATTACAGGATAGCGCACCTTCCAACGATTCCAGAGACTGCGTAACCAAGAGAAAAGGTACCTTCTGACTCCATTACAGTATGAGAGGTCCAGAGTCATTGGACCAGCTTGAATACCTGGTAATCAAAGTGAATTCACGCTTGCAagatgtgtatttaaaaacattaccacCAACAGTCGTAGTCAACAACAAAAGTCTCATTACTTAACTGGTAATAGTGGCACTATATTAAGTCGGAAGTCAAAGAATAGATCTTCCCCGTTCTCCTGGGAAGTGGAGAGGCTCTAGCGTCTACTGATGTTTTCTGTTCCCAAGCTTCACTGTCCTGCTTGCCAGTTTAcctcattttattccattaactCTTTCCAAACTTGCTCATCTTCAGGCACTATATTGTCTGGGAAGAAGCAGCAGGCGACAGCTGGTTGCTCTGACCTTTTGATTTAGAACTCCTCATACCATAACACAACCTTGAATAGCTGCCAACATCCCAGTGCATTCAGCATTCTCACCCAGATCTTAGCTTGTGTTGCACAAATGAGTACAGGGTCGTGGAGTGTTCTCAGCACTCTACGTGcaaaaagtatattaaaacagtacaatgatTTAAGTTCTTGCATGCAAGAATTACCTAGCAAGTTCTAGCAGGTCCGACTGCAGGTTGAGAGAATCCCTGAGCTGTTCCTCAAGGCTGAACTGCTAGTGATAGGTAGATTGAAAGGTTAGCTGCTGAGCGGTCTCATTTCAGTGCTGTCATTCACTGCATGCTAGATTTGTGGTTCTCATTAAAGAGCCCAATCTGTCCCAATAAAGTGTGCATAATGTTGCATGCATATTCTAACTAAATACATACATGACTCCCTCGTTCTTATTTTGTTGTCTGACTTGTATAAAACAATTGGAAAAACTGAGCTGTGACAAATGGTGCATGTACATTTTACTGCCAATATGATTATGAATTATCAATGATTGAGGAGCACTATATTAAACCTCTTGTATTGATAGATActgtactatttttattttgtaggtgCTGATGTGGTGGTACTTGATGCCTGAAGAATTAATGTGTTCAAGAAAAACCTCAGATGAAATTGTTAAAGAACAATTTTAGTACAGGCAGATGTTtagaaattgcattttatttttttgggataACACTGTTTATGGGGAAGTTGGTATTCTGGTCATATTTGATGCAGCCAAGAAGTGCTAAAATATACATCCTGTACAGTTATTTTGAAGTGATAACACTGTATAAacctacagtatatgtaaaaacaCTTCTTGGATAGTGATCTTAAAAGCTGTGATATCCAATGGTCTATATCATGCAAATTTCATGTTCTTAAAGTTGCTTCCTAAAGTTGTTTGACATGGAAGTTTAACTTAAGTGAACTGAAGTTTTAAACTggtttgtccattttttttttttttttgcagtatttgcaCTTTGAGTACGATTGTATTATGCTACAGATTTGGCTACTACCACTAAAGGGCTAAGCATTTTGAACAGCTGTGATGAAGAGCCATTGTATAGATGATGGTTAGACTCTACTACAAAGAGCCTTTCTGTTATGTTTGTATACTGTACCAGCACGTGCTCCATTTTAGCCATGAGCTGTTGTATATATTAGGATTAATTtcatcaatgtaaaaaaaaaaaaaaaaaaaaaaaacaactctggtaATAGCCTTTAAACTATATAATTTTTGAAGAAGCTCGCTGTTTAAATGTAAAGCCTTCATTACATGTAAATTGAAGAACAAGGTtggtcttaaatttaaaaaaaaaaaaaaaaaaaaaaaaaaagcagtaaatgGATGaagtatttcagtgtttttttttccagtatgaTGTAGTATTTAaggttttgttttgcctttttaatgTACGCTTTATTACTGGGGTTTATTTCTTCATGATCTGCACTGCAGCAGATCTAAATGCCACTGTCCTTTTTATATAATTGATCACTTTTAATAACATCAGTACAGTAAAAAGGTCTGCTTCAGTTTAGATCATGAAAATAGACTTgggtcttctttttttttttttttttttttttttatgtatagcatATTTATTCAGCCTTGTTCTTTGCTTCACTGATTTTTGAAGGcttatttttgtgtatgttttcacTTTAGTCAGTGCCATGGTTCTTGGTTACATCGCCTTTTGCACTGATGAGGGTTTAAGAGCAGTAAAGTTATGAACCACCTAGGTCCTCAGTCCACTATgtggaagaggaggaagaagggtTTTGTGAGCTAAATGATTAGAACATCAGAAACCAAGAAAATTGAACCCAAAACCCTTAAACTTCCACCCTAGGTAGCTGAGCAATCCTAATACACACTCCTACCCAAGGTTATAGTTGTTCGAGTTTTATCTTTTAGGTAAGATATTAAATTGCGATCCTTACAGCAGATGAAATACACCACTCATAGGAGTGGTGTAGTGAGGGGCACAGAGCAGCGACATCTgctcaaacattttctttttggtgCCCAAATGATTGACAACCTGTTTTCTCTATTTCCTACAACACTACATGTTTTTCAAGTTGTAGGCGCGGCTTAACAGCACCTGTATTTGTTTAACATGAAAAACACATCTTTTAATCACCTAAAATGTTAAGTGGCTCTTAGGGAGACTCCTGTtcagttaacatttttttgttttcagtgtatgtttttgttttttcttttgttgttcaATGTTCTTAAGCATTATCATCATATTGCTTATGTTGAGGTGCAGTGATGCCTCTGTAAAGCTCATTTAAACAGTGATCTAGATCATGGTAGTCACACCAGACTAGCCTAGagtgtttaaatttttttgtacCCTACGTTACCGCTATCAAATTTAAAGTTAGAGGCATATTTTAGGTTATTGCAATTAATATCGTATTAACATTTAGAAGTTTAGGTACATTTGCAGGCAGTATCTCTCcaaaattgcccccccccccctttttttttttttttttgttttgtttgccttttggTATAGAATAGAATGATGAACAGTAAATTGATGGTTTAACCAGAAATTGTTCAAAGCCATTTTGTATCAGTCACTCGAAATACTTTTACCTGAAATCTGGCTTTACAattaagttaatgttttttttttttttttgtggctccTACTGAGTGAAGAGCATTTTGATAGTTAAGAAGTACACCCACAAAGGCATGAAACTGAAACTATGTATGCTTTTGTTGTGCCTTGATGTTGCTGAAAttccttttaaatacaatttaagatTAAGACAAATAGAAACAATAGAAAGCTGGTGTCTTGCTCACTTAGAAAGACGTGCAATGTTGAATTTCCAAGCTTTACGCTTATAGTCCGCCAGCTGAGAAATGTGGCAGACTTGTGGGAAATTACTTGTTTTCAGGGTAAAGACTGTCATGAACGAAGtattgttcactttttttttctgtatgaccTTTCAATAAAACTATTGAAATGTGATCccttgttttattttcctctgaTAGGAACAATTGTGATGCCTACATGGAATTTAatcatataattattttaatgaaattggATCATGACCTGACCTATAGGAAATCATTTGACACCTGAAAAGATGTTTAAACATCTGgatatgttttaaacaaaaaacaaacaaacaaacaaaaaagtttcaaATAGTTTAATGTAAAATACATCAGACTGAACCAAGCTAAGACTGTGACTTTAGCTACAATCTGAATTATCCGGGGCACCACAGAAGCAGTTACTGGTAAGTTAAAGGAGTTCTCTTTTTTATTAACTCCCACAGCTTAACTCAAGAGTTGGTCTCAAGGTCACTCGATCAAATATTTCACCAGGAAGCTCATGGAAATACTTTGGATTTAGTTTTTTCctggtaaaatgtttaaaatgcaagAAGTACTGCAGACCTGTGTGGTGTAACTCTGAAAAGGGTCACTGTACAATAATGAGCAGCTAGTGtaagtatttcatgttttaaatccttggttCTCACCAGTTATATTGCACAGCTGTATCCTGAAAAGTCACCTGTGCAGGAAGTGGAATGATTCTCTGTTTTCAACCTCAAAGTATACCAGCACAACTTGACACATTTAAGATACCCTGTAAACcagtatttaagaaaaaaaaacggaATATAAAACGAACACAATTCACTGGTACAGTGAGCACATGATGAATACAAACCAGATCAGCCGAATCTACACATGTTGCACTTACCTGCAACTCTGCTGTTCTTAAGGTTGACTGACTTTGGGGAAGTTAGTACTGGGAAGATTCAATACTGCGCTGCAGGGATGTTTGATTGATCGACTCCCTGCTAACAGTACTGTTTGGTTCTGCTTTTCTAAAcatctgtttattatttcagagTAGACAAATCTGACAACGCAAGAAGCCAAATTAGTCTTTGTACCAATGAAAGCGCAAGACATCTTTGTAAGCTAAAATGCAAAATTTTAAACCTAGTAACTAAAAGTAAATTACTACAAACTTAATCTTTATTAACTTCCATACATTTTTCTTTGCTCCACAATGTGGTTGGACATCTCATTTATAACTAATATTCCTCTCTGAAGGTAGTTTCAGTCAATTTCCAGTGCAACACATATTTAATAACACCTGCTGAGCCACGCATTTAACAAAACTCAGGTGAATCAGTAAAACTTAAGTTTAAAAACCTGTGGGTCAACAGGAAGAAGTGGGTTTATATGTGGTTGCAATGAAATTCTTGCACCAACAGACACACGAGACCCAGAAACCACAGAGGCAGGCTAGAGTTGCTAGTAATTTTGCTTTAATGTCTTCTGAAGCTGTCTGTTTAATGACACCTACAATCATTAAAGAGGTAAAAGAAAGCATCTACATTCTTCACCACTCATCATTATGCTGTAGATTAGTTTGtttgtgaaacatgttttaaagctgCAAGTTACCCAGTGTCCACACAATGTCCTAGACTGAGAGTTGGACTCGCAAGTGTCCACCTCCAGCGTAGTTCCCAGAAATATCGGCACCGCTGAAGTCGAAACCAGGATtctgtgtagaaaaaaaagactgcaataacaaaaaaagcatgttcacaaaaataaactgtaaaatccCTTACATCTGGCATAGATAGGCTTATATATCTTACATATGCATGAGACAATATTATAATTCACTAGTAGAATCTCTAATAGATAGATTTCTAATAGAAATTGGTAAATTAGAACAACCGTTCTCAACATGACTTTCCCTATAATGTAATACTCattaattttgtaatatatatatatatatcgagtatatatatatatatatatatattatatatatatatacgtgcaGGTCCAACAAAGTAGAAGTTATCATAGTTGAACTATCAAAGGGGATTCTTTAATTCAACTCTAAGTCAATGAGAGTTCAGTTCTCAAGAAACCAATTAacttatttgtaaattcctatttatagagctttttgtattttctttatttacaattaatttgcatatattgtgtatgtgtatttgtttcgCGCTTTGTATTGCTTGTAATttctatacttttatattttgtttaattttctgtaagtcgctttggataaaagcgtctgctaaataataaaataataataataataataataataataatactaataatactatgaCGTATGAAAGTAAAAACCCTGCCTTGAAGATTTCTTGTCCTTTCACAGAAAGTGATATTTCTTTGCTGCTCAGATTACATTTGATTTCTTTGGAAGAGGTTCCTGGGGGGACATTAACTTCAATATACACGTCCTCCTTGGTTTGGTACCACAGAACCCATGGCGTTTTACAAGGAATCACACCGCTTCTTTCATCAAaatatgattttttgtttttgttttgccaatTATCTTTAAACGCTGGAACCCAAATATTCCGCTTcctaaaaagaaaacctaaaaaaaaaatattaatcagTGACTCGGTGCAATCGCTGGAGATTGTCTATCAATTTGTTGAGTCGATTATGACTGAGAAAACTTATATTCCACTTTCTActtatttgtaaatattgtttcaAACAGACGTTATAGCGTGATGACGTAATTCACAAGCGTCTGACTGTCGCATGAATGAACTCGTCACGTGAAGCTCCATTTTGTACAAATAATTTGACTTCTGCAACATTCATGGAGGCCAGACAGGAGCTTTGCAGAAAGTGGTATTGTTTAGTATTGTAATTACATTCAAATGTAAGGTCGTTTATATTTCAACTGTAACAGTACAGAACGGTTGCATTACGTTTGACACGTTTTCACATAGTTTTACATTCTGAAAACAAGTAcgtatattataaaataaatatatgatatacataaaataacatgtttacaggtctgtgtttttgctttttttttttttttttttacacagttgaAGAAGCACATTTGTTCGAAAAGaaataaatggaaagaaaaaacgAAGTAAATAAAAAGGCCACGTTTATAAGATCTACTTACACCACCCAGCGGTAAAGTAGAGGTAGTGCATTAATGTATTTCAGTGAGGAAAAAAGTGTCCCACTTATTCCAGAAGTTTTATGTCACCAGATATTTTGTTCCATGGGTTGATAATTGTAACTGTTGTCAAAGAGccagctgtgctgtgtttttaagaCAGTTATTGATAGGTGATAATTGGTGGAACAGCTTTACTGAAATGCCCTTATGGTTCATTGTGGGACATGAGGTTTGCATTCCACTGAGTGGTTACAGTGAGTTACACATACAGTGTTTGTGTCCCCCAAATTCTAAAATGATTACCTAAGACTGAAGTGCTGTTCCTAGCTGGACCTGAAcccttttttaatttacagtgtgTCCTCCCTAACTGTGGCAGTAGGCCAGATGATATTCTGGAGTAACCTtgactaattaaaaataatttcaataggAAAACCATCACAACCTCACCCTTAAACTTACCTTTTCAGTAGTTTTTCCATTAGTTGAGTTATGTAGACAAAATGGTATAACAGCTATACACTGGAGTAAAAAATTAGGTCAGCATCTTTGCTGCCAGTAGTACTTCATCATAAACTTAAGACTAGGCATTGGCAACTGCTCTGTGCTTAAAGGTACACACTAGGAACTTGCAGAGATAAGTCTGTTTGATTTTATCCCCACAAAGGCAGTACATATTGTAGCGTTCCCGGTTCCCGCAaggcaggctcctcacacagggcaaggtaatccacacacaggcggagggcgggcacgaacccaggacctcttgcccctaaagcatagcgccgataccgttgtacaaaagagccggctcccttccaaggagcgtatatcgggcttatgtctttgtatgtgattacgtcacctaccagccctgctgctgccttccccgtgcacgctacaatatgaATATTTCCGAGCGAGAGGAGGTccgatttagtttttttatttttatttttacatgtctACACTATTATAGAAATGCTGTATAGATTCTACAAAGCAAGAGAAATAGATTAGATAACTGATATTTGATACTTCACACCAAGTTGTTCTTAAACATACTGGAAAAAGATACTTTATTAATg
The Polyodon spathula isolate WHYD16114869_AA chromosome 22, ASM1765450v1, whole genome shotgun sequence genome window above contains:
- the LOC121297182 gene encoding cyclin-G1-like isoform X1, whose product is MIDAVVPGSEALPFAIQLKALLDQEAKYQPKLCGLRLIESANDSGLRMTARLRDFEIKDLLSLTRFFGFSAETFSLAVNLLDRFLAQMKVQPKHLSCVGLCCFYLAVKSVEEERNVPLASDLIRISQRRFTVSDMMRMEKIIIEKLYWKIKSTTALQLLRLYHSHITEQSVSESKKLLNVERLEAQLKACHCCFAFSKAKPSLLALAILALEIQEQKLHELADLLQSLQQQSNISCRELFYWRELVAKCLAEYSSPKCAKPSNQKLRWIVSGRTARQLKHSYYRIAHLPTIPETA
- the LOC121297182 gene encoding cyclin-G1-like isoform X2; this translates as MIDAVVPGSEALPFAIQLKALLDQEAKYQPKLCGLRLIESANDSGLRMTARLRDFEIKDLLSLTRFFGFSAETFSLAVNLLDRFLAQMKVQPKHLSCVGLCCFYLAVKSVEEERNVPLASDLIRISQRRFTVSDMMRMEKIIIEKLYWKIKSTTALQLLRLYHSHITEQSVSESKKLLNVERLEAQLKACHCCFAFSKAKISCRELFYWRELVAKCLAEYSSPKCAKPSNQKLRWIVSGRTARQLKHSYYRIAHLPTIPETA